In one window of Zhongshania aliphaticivorans DNA:
- a CDS encoding (2Fe-2S)-binding protein: MAELNFTVNGQAQALTVDAGTPLLWVLREQLAMTGTKFGCGMGLCGACTVHVDGNPVRSCSYPVEFIDGKSVTTIEGLAESDDALHPVQQAWLEMNVPQCGYCQSGQIMSAVALLASNQAPSDEQIDAAMSGNICRCGTYPRIRKAIHRASELTVQYYQPNKTSEVAS, encoded by the coding sequence ATGGCAGAATTAAATTTCACAGTGAATGGTCAGGCCCAGGCGTTGACCGTGGATGCAGGCACGCCCTTGCTTTGGGTGTTGCGTGAACAGCTGGCAATGACGGGAACTAAATTTGGCTGTGGAATGGGCTTGTGCGGAGCATGTACTGTGCACGTAGATGGCAACCCAGTACGCAGTTGTAGCTATCCTGTGGAATTTATTGATGGCAAGAGTGTAACCACTATTGAAGGTTTGGCTGAGTCTGACGACGCCCTGCATCCGGTTCAGCAGGCATGGTTAGAAATGAATGTGCCGCAATGTGGTTACTGCCAGTCGGGACAAATTATGTCGGCTGTGGCGTTGTTAGCGTCAAATCAAGCGCCTAGCGATGAGCAAATTGATGCCGCAATGTCAGGCAATATATGCCGATGCGGCACTTATCCCCGCATCCGTAAAGCAATTCATCGGGCGTCAGAATTGACGGTGCAATATTATCAGCCGAACAAGACAAGCGAGGTGGCCTCATGA
- a CDS encoding xanthine dehydrogenase family protein molybdopterin-binding subunit has translation MSLSRRSFIKSTALLGGGLAIGFNLSACSKSQPYPNMNATALQPNAFLQVTASGDVVLQLHKVEMGQGVYTGLTTLAAEELKMDPALIKVEHAEFHPDFRDPEFYVMITGGSSSARLSYQPLREAAATVAALLKAAAAQQLDVSESTLSLRDGRIVHVNGDISFADVIATARTLPAPAAVTLTSPQDFQYIGRVNQRLDAIDKVTGNSQFGIDVTYPEALTAVMLRSPSFGGKATSFDAVAALAKPGVKSVINVDGAIAVIAQTYWQAKQAASAVTVTWGKGPLAGVSSESLRAERHTLIETKSGKNVEEEGEQSAAVGELIEALYDVPYLAHATMEPMNAVAVVTDESIEIWTGNQSPDIALSAIADATGHRREQIRIHNQMLGGGFGRRIMPDYLIEAARIAQLSGYPIKLVWSREDDMRGDYYRPNSSVKMSATIDGNTVTSLQAKVAAPSIMGQFVGAVTNTLLPQWLPNALHPQIGNLAASSDPAATEGLVHTDYDFPYKRTDYVMQETSVPIGYWRSVGHSQNGFFMESFIDELAARTKQDPLQFRLDHLPADSSRRRVLEELRVKADWGNPVKGQFQGLAVHESFQTMVGQCVSVSIEANKINVHSVVCVVDCGLAINPDIVTAQMEGGIVFALTAALKGDITIMDGAVQQSNFHDYELLRMNESPDIVVHIMENASSPTGVGEPGVPPLAPALANAVFAATGQRLRQLPLKLV, from the coding sequence ATGAGTCTATCTCGCCGTAGTTTCATTAAGAGCACCGCGCTATTGGGCGGTGGACTTGCCATTGGTTTTAATCTCAGTGCCTGCTCTAAATCACAGCCTTACCCAAATATGAATGCGACGGCCTTGCAGCCCAATGCGTTTTTGCAAGTAACTGCGAGTGGTGATGTGGTTTTGCAGCTTCATAAAGTGGAAATGGGGCAGGGGGTGTATACCGGCCTTACCACACTTGCGGCTGAAGAGTTAAAAATGGATCCGGCGCTAATCAAGGTTGAACACGCCGAATTTCATCCTGATTTTCGGGATCCTGAGTTTTACGTGATGATTACCGGTGGTAGCTCGTCTGCCAGGTTGAGCTACCAACCATTAAGAGAGGCGGCCGCGACGGTTGCGGCACTTTTAAAGGCTGCGGCGGCTCAACAATTGGATGTTTCCGAGTCAACATTGAGTTTGCGTGATGGTCGTATTGTCCACGTAAATGGGGATATATCTTTCGCCGATGTTATTGCCACAGCTAGAACCTTACCAGCTCCCGCAGCGGTCACCTTAACTTCACCGCAAGATTTCCAATACATTGGTCGTGTTAATCAGCGTTTAGACGCAATTGATAAAGTCACTGGCAACTCGCAATTTGGTATCGATGTGACGTATCCAGAGGCCTTAACCGCAGTGATGTTACGTTCTCCATCTTTTGGTGGTAAAGCGACAAGCTTTGATGCCGTTGCGGCTTTGGCAAAGCCGGGGGTTAAATCTGTCATTAATGTAGACGGTGCTATTGCTGTTATAGCGCAAACATATTGGCAGGCTAAGCAAGCGGCCTCGGCAGTGACGGTAACTTGGGGAAAAGGCCCTTTAGCCGGTGTGAGTAGCGAATCGCTACGTGCAGAGCGCCATACCTTAATAGAAACCAAGTCAGGCAAAAATGTCGAAGAAGAAGGCGAACAAAGTGCTGCGGTTGGCGAGCTGATAGAGGCTCTTTACGATGTGCCTTATTTGGCCCACGCGACCATGGAACCCATGAATGCAGTGGCCGTGGTTACTGATGAATCCATAGAAATCTGGACTGGCAACCAATCACCCGATATTGCCTTGTCAGCGATTGCGGATGCAACTGGCCATCGTCGTGAGCAAATTCGCATCCACAACCAAATGTTAGGCGGCGGGTTTGGTCGTCGTATCATGCCGGATTATTTAATTGAGGCAGCTAGAATTGCGCAGCTTAGCGGTTATCCAATTAAACTGGTGTGGAGTCGAGAAGATGATATGCGGGGAGATTATTATCGTCCCAACTCGTCGGTTAAAATGTCTGCCACTATTGATGGCAATACAGTGACAAGCTTACAGGCAAAAGTTGCTGCGCCCAGTATTATGGGGCAATTTGTTGGCGCCGTGACAAATACCCTTTTACCGCAATGGCTGCCTAATGCGCTACACCCTCAAATTGGAAATTTAGCGGCAAGTTCTGACCCTGCCGCAACCGAAGGGCTGGTTCATACCGATTATGATTTCCCGTATAAGCGTACCGATTATGTGATGCAAGAAACCAGTGTTCCCATTGGTTATTGGCGATCGGTTGGCCACTCTCAAAATGGTTTTTTCATGGAGAGCTTTATCGATGAGCTCGCTGCACGTACAAAACAAGACCCCTTGCAATTCCGTCTTGATCATTTGCCCGCAGATTCTAGCCGTCGTAGGGTATTAGAAGAGCTTAGAGTCAAAGCTGATTGGGGTAATCCTGTTAAGGGGCAGTTTCAGGGCTTGGCCGTACATGAATCTTTTCAGACTATGGTTGGGCAGTGTGTATCGGTGTCGATAGAAGCCAACAAGATCAATGTTCACAGTGTTGTTTGCGTTGTAGATTGCGGACTAGCGATTAACCCCGATATTGTTACTGCGCAAATGGAAGGCGGGATTGTGTTTGCGCTCACTGCGGCATTGAAAGGTGACATCACCATCATGGATGGCGCTGTGCAGCAGAGTAATTTTCATGATTATGAATTATTGCGGATGAATGAAAGTCCTGACATTGTCGTGCATATCATGGAAAATGCGTCTTCCCCGACAGGTGTAGGGGAGCCGGGTGTTCCGCCATTAGCGCCGGCATTAGCCAATGCGGTGTTTGCTGCAACAGGGCAGCGCTTGCGGCAATTACCACTTAAATTGGTATGA
- a CDS encoding MBL fold metallo-hydrolase, translated as MSNSSKVGIEYPFDGVPQKGEWIEVAKGIYWLQMSLPMALDHINLYVLEDNEGWWIVDTGIKLGDTRERWELLLANQMSAKPVLGVICTHMHPDHVGQAGWLCDSLRVPLYMSAQEYLSARVFTTMPQGEVSWTAERHYRRAGLGDDYLQSDGAKRRGFGFIVEPLPLSYNRLKDGQHFTIGGREWRVMTGAGHSPEHVSLYCEADKLMLSGDQIIPRITSNVSVMPSEPEANPLQDWFDGLRRFRRDIDADTLVMPAHNAPFYGVHPRLDYLIAHHEGHLAAIEKACVEPQKAINLFGVLFSREIGSSQLELALGEVIAHLHFLCAEGRMTRVLDEDGVYCYQTLDINNCPYQAVNELDEGPMEV; from the coding sequence ATGAGTAATAGTTCTAAGGTCGGTATTGAATATCCTTTTGACGGCGTACCGCAAAAAGGGGAATGGATAGAAGTTGCCAAAGGTATTTATTGGCTACAGATGTCATTGCCAATGGCCTTAGACCATATAAACCTTTATGTCCTTGAAGATAATGAGGGCTGGTGGATTGTTGATACAGGCATAAAGCTGGGTGACACCCGTGAGCGTTGGGAGTTATTACTGGCTAATCAGATGTCAGCAAAACCTGTTTTGGGGGTGATTTGTACCCATATGCACCCAGATCACGTGGGACAGGCTGGGTGGTTGTGCGATAGCTTACGGGTTCCATTGTATATGAGCGCACAAGAGTATTTATCAGCCCGTGTATTTACCACCATGCCACAGGGTGAGGTGAGCTGGACAGCAGAACGCCACTATCGCCGTGCTGGACTTGGTGATGATTACTTGCAAAGTGATGGTGCCAAGCGGCGGGGTTTTGGTTTTATTGTTGAGCCTTTGCCCCTGTCATACAACCGTTTAAAAGACGGGCAGCATTTTACAATTGGCGGGCGAGAATGGCGTGTAATGACGGGGGCTGGGCATTCACCAGAGCATGTATCGCTATACTGTGAAGCTGATAAATTAATGTTGTCGGGTGATCAGATTATCCCTCGCATCACCTCAAATGTTAGTGTCATGCCATCAGAACCTGAGGCTAATCCATTGCAAGATTGGTTTGACGGATTACGTCGTTTCCGACGTGATATTGATGCCGATACCTTGGTAATGCCGGCCCACAATGCTCCATTTTATGGAGTGCACCCACGTTTGGATTATTTGATTGCTCACCACGAGGGTCATCTCGCGGCTATTGAGAAGGCCTGCGTAGAACCACAAAAAGCGATTAACTTATTTGGTGTGCTGTTTTCACGGGAAATTGGCAGTTCACAACTTGAATTGGCGTTGGGAGAAGTCATTGCCCATTTGCATTTCTTGTGCGCGGAAGGTCGTATGACGAGGGTGCTGGATGAAGATGGCGTATATTGCTATCAGACCCTCGATATTAACAATTGCCCTTACCAAGCTGTTAATGAATTGGACGAAGGTCCCATGGAGGTATAA
- a CDS encoding HIT family protein: MQGGLFGEEMAAENCIFCKILSGKAPGHIIYRDDDIMCFLDIAPVSMGHTLIIPVKHHDNIFTLSDSEVTALARQSKRLAPIVKRVTGADGLGVHQLNGRAAGQTVFHYHTHLIPCFHGQSMQIHGRKAAPQAELADMAERLRAALA, translated from the coding sequence ATGCAGGGCGGATTATTTGGCGAAGAAATGGCCGCTGAAAATTGCATTTTTTGCAAAATCCTAAGCGGCAAAGCGCCGGGACATATCATTTATCGCGATGACGACATAATGTGTTTTCTCGATATTGCCCCGGTCTCTATGGGCCATACCCTGATTATTCCCGTTAAGCATCACGACAATATCTTTACTTTGAGCGATTCTGAAGTCACAGCGTTGGCACGCCAATCAAAACGTTTGGCACCAATTGTTAAACGAGTTACAGGTGCCGACGGCTTGGGCGTTCACCAGCTCAATGGTCGTGCAGCAGGACAAACTGTCTTTCATTACCACACCCACCTCATCCCGTGTTTTCATGGTCAATCAATGCAAATACATGGCCGTAAAGCCGCTCCTCAAGCCGAATTGGCAGACATGGCGGAGCGATTACGCGCAGCCCTAGCGTAA
- a CDS encoding amidohydrolase family protein: MAMPNDIKVIDLMLSVPGEDNSQWYEFMKPLLMDEESRTMFKMPAQYMFKDIPESGKKEDYIAYTIEQMDKHNIERAMLGIDDHNVIAQEALARHPDRFFASLEVNPNNGMDEVRKIVRLHQTYGIKAITGFASGLCPQVPYDDKKWYPIYAKCVELDIPFCPCVGVPGPRLPMAPQKVELLDEVCWFFPELKVVMRHGAEPWEKLAWKLMLKYPNLYYMTSAFAPKHYPEEIVKFANSRGADKVMYAGYFPMGLSLDRIFKDMPNVPFKGEVWPKFLRDNARRVFKLD, encoded by the coding sequence ATGGCAATGCCAAACGACATAAAAGTAATAGATTTGATGCTAAGCGTACCAGGCGAAGATAATAGTCAGTGGTACGAGTTTATGAAGCCATTGCTCATGGATGAAGAGAGCCGGACCATGTTTAAGATGCCGGCACAGTATATGTTTAAGGACATTCCTGAGAGCGGTAAAAAAGAAGATTACATTGCCTATACCATTGAGCAAATGGATAAACACAATATTGAGCGCGCCATGCTTGGTATCGACGACCACAATGTTATTGCTCAAGAAGCGTTGGCTCGCCATCCAGACCGCTTTTTTGCCAGTCTTGAAGTGAACCCGAATAATGGCATGGATGAAGTCCGTAAAATTGTGCGCCTGCATCAAACGTATGGCATTAAAGCCATTACGGGCTTTGCTTCAGGCCTCTGCCCACAAGTGCCTTATGACGATAAAAAATGGTATCCCATCTACGCCAAGTGCGTTGAACTCGATATTCCATTTTGTCCCTGTGTTGGGGTGCCGGGGCCGCGCCTACCGATGGCACCACAGAAAGTAGAGCTATTGGATGAGGTGTGTTGGTTTTTCCCAGAATTAAAAGTAGTAATGCGTCATGGCGCTGAGCCTTGGGAAAAGCTCGCTTGGAAGCTGATGCTCAAATACCCCAATTTGTACTATATGACCAGCGCGTTTGCGCCAAAGCATTACCCTGAGGAAATCGTGAAGTTCGCGAATAGTCGCGGTGCCGACAAGGTGATGTACGCGGGTTATTTTCCCATGGGCTTATCCCTAGATCGTATTTTTAAGGACATGCCGAACGTGCCGTTTAAGGGCGAGGTGTGGCCAAAATTTTTACGAGATAACGCAAGGAGGGTATTCAAGCTAGATTAA
- a CDS encoding nuclear transport factor 2 family protein, giving the protein MTLSIQEMSDRFEIQDMLYRYADIIDRKAVDELNTIFTADAHIDYSAFGGTVGDLVSTIVFLNEALPAFSASQHLNANIQITVDGDIGHGRVMCFNPMEMPIGDNKQVFMLGLWYVDEYRRTSEGWRICRRSEEKSWVFNVPDFMAL; this is encoded by the coding sequence ATGACGCTCTCTATACAGGAAATGTCAGACCGCTTTGAAATTCAGGACATGCTATACCGCTACGCTGATATTATTGATCGCAAAGCAGTGGATGAACTAAATACGATATTTACCGCCGACGCGCATATTGATTACAGCGCGTTTGGCGGTACGGTAGGTGACTTGGTTTCTACCATCGTTTTTTTGAATGAAGCGCTTCCCGCTTTTAGCGCTTCGCAGCATTTAAATGCAAATATTCAAATCACTGTCGATGGCGACATCGGACATGGCCGAGTCATGTGCTTCAATCCAATGGAAATGCCAATAGGGGACAACAAACAGGTGTTTATGTTGGGGCTTTGGTATGTTGATGAATACCGCCGGACATCTGAGGGCTGGCGTATTTGTCGTCGCAGTGAAGAGAAGAGTTGGGTGTTTAACGTACCGGATTTTATGGCGTTGTGA
- a CDS encoding haloalkane dehalogenase — MKSLRTPDHCFANLADYPFSPNYIEVDDTEGGSLRLHYVDEGPKQAPPILLMHGEPTWSYLYRKMIPGLAVAGFRVIAPDLIGFGRSDKPSERSDYTYQRHVDWIRALLIQLDLQDITLFCQDWGGLIGLRLLAEENNRFSRTIAANTMLPTGDHHPGEAFIQWQQLSQNIPSFTVGKIIAGACVNPVSAETIAAYDAPFPDESYKAGARQFPMLVPISPEDPAAVPNRKAWETLSKIEKPLLTAFSDKDPITAGGEPIFRKMIPGCEGQAHTTIKDGGHFLQEDQSERLVEVILEFIAKTNK; from the coding sequence ATGAAATCCCTACGTACCCCCGACCACTGTTTTGCTAATTTAGCGGACTACCCTTTTTCACCTAATTATATTGAGGTTGACGATACTGAGGGGGGAAGCCTACGCCTACATTATGTTGACGAAGGCCCAAAACAGGCGCCGCCCATTTTGCTAATGCACGGTGAACCAACGTGGAGTTATTTATACCGGAAGATGATTCCCGGTCTAGCGGTAGCCGGATTTCGGGTGATTGCCCCTGACCTTATTGGCTTTGGCCGCTCAGATAAACCCAGCGAGCGCAGCGATTATACCTACCAACGACATGTAGATTGGATACGCGCACTACTCATTCAATTGGATCTACAAGACATCACGCTCTTTTGTCAGGATTGGGGTGGCTTAATTGGCTTACGCTTACTGGCCGAAGAGAATAATCGCTTTAGCCGCACCATTGCTGCAAATACGATGCTGCCTACGGGCGACCATCATCCCGGTGAAGCATTTATTCAATGGCAGCAACTATCGCAAAACATTCCCAGCTTTACCGTGGGTAAAATCATTGCCGGTGCCTGTGTCAATCCAGTGTCAGCAGAAACGATTGCGGCCTACGACGCGCCCTTCCCCGATGAAAGCTATAAAGCCGGTGCACGCCAATTCCCCATGTTAGTTCCGATTTCACCAGAGGATCCGGCCGCTGTGCCTAATCGCAAAGCGTGGGAAACCCTCAGCAAAATAGAAAAACCCTTGTTGACGGCCTTTAGTGACAAAGACCCCATTACTGCCGGTGGCGAGCCCATTTTTCGCAAAATGATTCCAGGTTGCGAGGGCCAAGCTCATACCACCATTAAGGATGGCGGCCACTTTTTACAAGAAGACCAAAGCGAACGCTTGGTCGAGGTAATTCTTGAATTTATTGCCAAAACAAATAAATAG
- a CDS encoding TetR/AcrR family transcriptional regulator — protein sequence MARPRQQESKQLLDAATQLFWRQGYAATGTREIETALGLKSPAIYHRFGSKHDLFIASLKHYIATVIDWRIKHYLEAEDALKGLQDFFTSIPLSASKYHQPPSCLLVNTTLERAAENPDINTCLHEGTLKVLLGLRNNLKRLQVEKILSPNADIEATADNLQLQLFGLLVSSRLPHEHHALLAKATHITTTLDIKPKNGAQI from the coding sequence ATGGCCCGGCCACGACAACAAGAATCAAAGCAACTACTTGATGCAGCAACGCAGCTTTTCTGGCGACAAGGCTATGCGGCGACAGGTACCCGAGAAATTGAAACTGCATTAGGGCTTAAGTCTCCAGCCATCTATCATCGCTTTGGCTCAAAGCACGACTTATTTATTGCCAGTCTTAAGCACTATATCGCCACCGTGATTGACTGGCGTATAAAACATTATCTTGAGGCTGAAGACGCTCTAAAGGGCTTGCAGGATTTTTTTACTTCTATTCCTCTAAGTGCCAGTAAATACCACCAGCCTCCTAGTTGCTTGCTAGTTAATACCACCCTTGAGCGCGCGGCGGAAAATCCCGATATTAATACCTGTCTACACGAAGGTACTCTCAAAGTGTTATTAGGCCTGCGCAATAATTTAAAACGTTTACAGGTAGAGAAGATTTTATCGCCAAATGCCGACATTGAAGCCACCGCTGATAACCTCCAATTGCAATTATTTGGCTTACTGGTAAGTAGCCGCCTACCCCATGAGCATCACGCACTGCTAGCAAAAGCCACACACATAACTACCACGCTTGATATAAAACCTAAAAATGGAGCACAAATATGA
- a CDS encoding cation:proton antiporter, giving the protein MTHALVSILVAGIFCQWLAWRFRLPAIVLLAVCGLLLGPISGWIQPSVDFGDGLTAVTSLFVAIILFEGGLNLQFHELRETAQVTRRLTSVGVVLAWGIGLCVAHYIGGLSWGIAALLGAILVVTGPTVIMPLLKHAKLNRRTASYLKWEGIINDPIGVLLAVLVYQYLLYSGEGPAIQSIFASLGLALAASVILGGGIAYGLGYSFRRGWIPEYLKAPSIIACVLAVYALSDLVQHESGLLATTLMGVVMGNMGLRSLDEMRRFKEYVTLILVSFLFVVLTASLTKTALQSIHWQLVAMVFGFVFVVRPLAVFLATIRTDCSWQDRLLIAWIAPRGVVAAASAGAFAPALINAGFEDAQYLVPAVFMLIFATILAHGFSLGPLTKLLKLGSPGKGRILIVGASPWTIELAIALKKVDQEVVIADSEWGRLQSARQQGVDTWFGEVLSDMAEEAMALDNIYTVLAATGNNHYNSMVCNHFAPHLGRHRVFQPYDSDVERHKRVVSETRRGITAFSANISYAELWTRMIRGWAIRKTSITDSYSETDFLAKLPDDAVRLAIIPENGKLEWLSQNARKFQTGDTVISFVPPENPKPSSEESTPATA; this is encoded by the coding sequence ATGACCCACGCTTTAGTCAGTATTTTAGTTGCCGGGATTTTCTGTCAGTGGCTGGCGTGGCGGTTTCGCCTACCCGCCATTGTATTGCTAGCAGTCTGCGGGCTTTTACTTGGCCCCATCAGCGGCTGGATTCAACCCAGTGTTGATTTTGGCGATGGCCTAACCGCCGTTACCTCATTGTTTGTTGCCATCATTCTTTTTGAAGGCGGGCTTAATCTTCAATTCCACGAATTACGTGAAACCGCGCAGGTTACTCGACGCCTCACCTCGGTTGGCGTGGTTTTGGCCTGGGGGATCGGTCTTTGTGTCGCGCATTACATTGGCGGGCTAAGCTGGGGGATTGCCGCACTTCTTGGTGCCATTTTAGTTGTCACTGGCCCAACAGTAATAATGCCGCTGCTTAAACACGCCAAGCTCAATCGGCGCACCGCGTCTTATCTTAAATGGGAAGGTATTATCAATGACCCCATAGGGGTATTGCTGGCAGTGTTGGTCTACCAATATTTACTGTATTCCGGCGAAGGCCCTGCTATTCAGTCTATTTTCGCGAGCTTGGGGCTGGCATTGGCAGCGTCCGTCATATTAGGTGGCGGTATTGCTTACGGACTTGGGTATAGTTTTCGTAGAGGTTGGATTCCTGAATACCTAAAAGCGCCGTCAATTATTGCCTGTGTTTTAGCTGTCTACGCCCTCTCGGATCTCGTTCAACACGAGTCCGGCCTCCTTGCGACCACATTAATGGGGGTGGTTATGGGCAATATGGGCTTGCGTAGCTTGGATGAAATGCGGCGTTTCAAAGAGTATGTCACTTTAATTCTAGTGTCATTTTTATTTGTTGTTTTAACCGCGTCATTAACCAAGACTGCCCTGCAATCAATACATTGGCAATTGGTGGCAATGGTGTTTGGCTTTGTTTTTGTTGTTAGACCACTGGCAGTATTTTTGGCGACGATTCGCACCGACTGCAGCTGGCAAGATCGCTTGTTAATTGCATGGATAGCGCCGCGTGGTGTTGTGGCCGCTGCGTCAGCAGGGGCATTTGCACCCGCGTTGATTAATGCTGGCTTTGAAGACGCCCAATATTTGGTGCCAGCAGTATTCATGCTGATATTTGCCACTATTCTCGCCCATGGGTTTTCACTAGGGCCACTGACAAAATTACTTAAATTGGGCTCACCTGGTAAAGGGCGAATTTTAATTGTTGGCGCATCACCCTGGACCATTGAGCTAGCCATAGCCTTAAAAAAAGTTGATCAAGAAGTCGTTATTGCTGACTCTGAGTGGGGCCGTTTGCAATCGGCCCGTCAGCAAGGGGTGGATACCTGGTTTGGCGAGGTGTTGTCTGATATGGCAGAGGAAGCCATGGCATTAGACAATATTTATACAGTATTGGCTGCCACCGGTAATAATCATTACAACTCCATGGTATGCAACCATTTTGCCCCGCATCTTGGACGTCATCGTGTTTTTCAGCCCTACGATAGCGATGTAGAGCGCCACAAACGGGTGGTTTCAGAAACACGACGAGGTATAACTGCTTTTTCTGCGAATATTTCTTATGCTGAATTATGGACACGTATGATTAGAGGCTGGGCAATTCGTAAAACCAGCATCACCGACTCCTATTCAGAAACAGATTTTTTAGCGAAACTGCCCGACGACGCAGTGCGCTTGGCGATCATTCCGGAAAATGGAAAATTAGAGTGGCTAAGCCAAAACGCCCGTAAGTTTCAAACCGGCGACACCGTAATTAGCTTTGTACCACCAGAAAACCCCAAGCCTAGCTCGGAAGAAAGTACGCCAGCTACCGCCTGA